One stretch of Halalkalicoccus sp. NIPERK01 DNA includes these proteins:
- a CDS encoding ABC transporter permease, with amino-acid sequence MSAIAVAKKDFRDAVRSRGLIALTVIFVLFTVGGAYVSTQIAGLLGGEGESTLDLIVALQTPASFLVPIIALLIGYGAVAGERESGSLKFLLGLPHTRRDVVLGKVVGRTAVVAVSILIGFAVGIVAIFAFTGSISPLEYLVFTLLTIGLGFVYVCIGVGLSSMTRSTTRAAIGAFGLLGLFWLLWGVIAQLLLYLTSGSVFPEPPIPGWYVAFLSLPPGPAYGSAIGAALGETGFTTAGSFETQGLIEGGLPIVAEPWFGLVLLALWAAIPLAVGLIRFDRVDL; translated from the coding sequence GTGAGCGCGATCGCCGTCGCGAAGAAGGACTTCCGGGACGCGGTTCGCTCCCGCGGGCTGATCGCGCTGACCGTGATTTTCGTGCTGTTCACCGTCGGCGGGGCGTACGTCTCGACGCAGATCGCGGGGCTGCTCGGCGGCGAGGGCGAGAGCACGCTCGACCTGATCGTCGCCCTCCAGACGCCCGCGAGCTTCCTGGTCCCGATCATCGCCCTGCTGATCGGCTACGGGGCGGTCGCCGGCGAGCGCGAGAGCGGCAGCCTGAAGTTCCTGCTGGGACTGCCCCACACGCGCCGTGACGTCGTCCTCGGGAAGGTCGTGGGCCGAACCGCGGTCGTCGCGGTCTCGATCCTGATCGGCTTCGCCGTCGGTATCGTCGCCATCTTCGCGTTCACCGGGTCGATCTCCCCGCTCGAGTACCTCGTGTTCACCCTGCTCACCATCGGGCTGGGCTTCGTCTACGTCTGCATCGGCGTCGGCCTCTCGTCGATGACGCGTTCGACCACGCGCGCCGCGATCGGCGCGTTCGGCTTGCTCGGGCTGTTCTGGCTGCTCTGGGGGGTCATCGCCCAACTGCTGCTCTATCTGACCTCGGGGTCGGTCTTCCCCGAGCCGCCGATCCCCGGCTGGTACGTCGCCTTCCTCTCGCTGCCGCCGGGACCCGCCTACGGCTCGGCGATCGGTGCCGCCCTCGGCGAGACCGGCTTCACGACCGCCGGCTCCTTCGAGACGCAGGGGCTGATCGAGGGTGGCCTGCCGATCGTCGCGGAGCCGTGGTTCGGCCTCGTCCTCCTGGCGCTGTGGGCCGCGATCCCGCTGGCCGTCGGGCTGATCCGGTTCGACCGCGTCGACCTCTAA
- a CDS encoding pyridoxal-phosphate dependent enzyme, whose translation MVSNLVCPVCERTYPASVDEPWRCSCGHPLELADRPLPDGPPPAIGDLDTRRGLWAFSAFLPIAREVSLGEGWTPLVPAPEWDAAFKLEYVFPTGSFKDRGATMVLSRTAELGVERVIEDSSGNAGAAIATYAARAVIDAEIYVPASVKASKVAAIERAGGTVVKIGGGRGAVTEACIEAVEAGDGWYASHAWNPAFFAGTQTVAFEIAAQRDWGVPDAVVLPLGHGTLFLGAYRGFRALREAGWTDSVPRLLGAQAAGYAPIAGALGDETAGENDVADGVQIREPVRREEIREAIAQTGGDAIAIGERETERELDRLHRAGFYVEPTSALGPAALREYRERGVLDGDDVVVPLTGSGLKAEWG comes from the coding sequence ATGGTCTCGAACCTCGTCTGTCCGGTCTGCGAGCGGACCTACCCCGCGAGCGTCGACGAGCCGTGGCGCTGTTCCTGCGGGCACCCCCTCGAACTCGCCGATCGGCCGCTTCCGGACGGCCCGCCCCCGGCGATCGGCGACCTCGACACCCGCCGGGGACTGTGGGCCTTCTCGGCGTTCCTTCCGATCGCCCGCGAGGTCTCCCTCGGCGAGGGGTGGACGCCGCTGGTCCCGGCCCCCGAGTGGGACGCCGCGTTCAAACTGGAGTACGTCTTCCCGACGGGGAGCTTCAAGGACCGCGGGGCGACGATGGTCCTCTCGCGGACGGCCGAACTGGGCGTCGAGCGGGTGATCGAGGACTCCTCGGGCAACGCGGGCGCCGCGATCGCCACCTACGCCGCCCGCGCGGTGATCGACGCCGAGATCTACGTGCCCGCCTCGGTCAAGGCCTCGAAGGTCGCCGCCATCGAACGGGCCGGCGGAACCGTGGTGAAAATCGGCGGCGGACGGGGGGCGGTCACCGAGGCGTGCATCGAGGCCGTCGAGGCCGGTGACGGGTGGTATGCGAGCCACGCGTGGAACCCCGCCTTCTTCGCCGGCACGCAGACCGTGGCCTTCGAGATCGCCGCCCAGCGCGACTGGGGCGTGCCCGACGCGGTCGTCCTGCCGCTCGGCCACGGCACCCTCTTTCTCGGCGCGTACCGGGGCTTCCGGGCGCTCCGCGAGGCGGGCTGGACCGATTCCGTGCCTCGGCTGCTCGGTGCGCAGGCCGCCGGCTACGCCCCGATCGCCGGGGCGCTCGGCGACGAAACGGCGGGCGAAAACGACGTCGCCGACGGCGTTCAGATCCGCGAGCCGGTCCGTCGCGAGGAGATCCGCGAGGCGATCGCACAGACGGGCGGCGACGCGATCGCCATCGGCGAGCGCGAGACCGAACGCGAACTCGACCGGCTCCACCGCGCGGGCTTCTACGTCGAGCCGACGAGCGCGCTCGGCCCCGCCGCCCTCCGCGAGTACCGCGAGCGCGGCGTGCTCGACGGCGACGACGTGGTGGTCCCGCTGACCGGAAGCGGGTTGAAGGCCGAGTGGGGCTGA
- a CDS encoding NRAMP family divalent metal transporter — protein sequence MSTTNYFERSVVQTKQFVRRYGLGLLFAANVFGAGSVYILSEAGSGFGFALLWVLPLALLAGLAMHEMSARLAAADRPLMVFIRDRIGETAAKPFAVFVAFIMHFWSVANYALAGAAFVYLTPLSNLYIGTIVVAALGLGLVELRLYDRIEGVISALVLAIFGSYLVIILGLDFPVGKVAGGFVPSLVSEVGYLTMVIALLGTTVYYPNFFIQTSMSGTKDWDVVSRYRRDHTLGLVAVIALSMAVMAVAALTVPSGELTLTDPGEPLASAIGPWALDVFVIAAGAASFTSATGTLFGAGFMLPQAYGHETRFGDYRFRRVVNVLIVLSVLLALALLAFTGFTPVTLAITMPAINGVIGLPITAVALYAAVTRYFDPSRLERAAFLAVVLVLFVGAALTAQDLAGTIAGYL from the coding sequence ATGAGCACGACCAACTATTTCGAGCGGTCGGTGGTGCAGACGAAGCAGTTCGTTCGTCGGTACGGGCTCGGGCTCCTGTTCGCGGCGAACGTCTTCGGCGCGGGCTCGGTGTACATCCTCTCGGAGGCCGGCAGCGGCTTCGGCTTCGCCCTGCTGTGGGTCCTGCCGCTGGCGCTGCTCGCGGGCCTCGCGATGCACGAGATGTCGGCGCGGCTGGCCGCCGCCGACCGGCCGCTGATGGTCTTCATCAGGGACCGCATCGGCGAGACCGCCGCGAAGCCGTTCGCCGTGTTCGTCGCGTTCATCATGCACTTCTGGAGCGTCGCGAACTACGCGCTCGCGGGCGCGGCGTTCGTCTACCTCACGCCGCTTTCGAACCTCTACATCGGCACGATCGTCGTGGCGGCGCTCGGACTCGGGCTGGTCGAACTGCGCCTGTACGACCGGATCGAGGGGGTCATCTCGGCGCTCGTGCTCGCCATCTTCGGCTCGTATCTCGTGATCATTCTCGGGCTGGACTTCCCGGTCGGGAAGGTCGCGGGCGGGTTCGTCCCGTCGCTCGTCTCGGAGGTCGGCTACCTGACGATGGTGATCGCGCTGCTGGGGACGACCGTCTACTACCCCAACTTCTTCATCCAGACCAGCATGTCCGGGACGAAGGACTGGGACGTGGTCTCGCGCTATCGGCGCGATCACACCCTCGGGCTGGTCGCCGTGATCGCGCTGAGCATGGCCGTGATGGCCGTCGCGGCCTTGACGGTTCCCAGCGGGGAGCTGACGCTGACCGATCCCGGCGAGCCGCTCGCGTCGGCGATCGGCCCGTGGGCGCTCGACGTGTTCGTCATCGCGGCGGGGGCGGCCTCCTTTACGAGCGCCACCGGCACGCTGTTCGGCGCGGGGTTCATGCTCCCGCAGGCGTACGGCCACGAGACGCGCTTCGGCGACTACCGCTTCCGGCGGGTGGTCAACGTCCTGATCGTCCTCTCGGTGCTGCTCGCGCTGGCGCTGCTGGCGTTCACCGGCTTCACGCCGGTCACGCTCGCGATCACGATGCCGGCGATAAACGGCGTGATCGGGCTACCGATCACGGCCGTCGCGCTGTACGCCGCCGTCACGCGCTACTTCGATCCGTCCCGACTCGAGCGCGCCGCCTTCCTCGCGGTCGTGCTCGTGTTGTTCGTCGGGGCGGCCCTGACGGCACAGGACCTCGCGGGAACGATCGCCGGCTACCTCTAG